From Brassica oleracea var. oleracea cultivar TO1000 chromosome C3, BOL, whole genome shotgun sequence, a single genomic window includes:
- the LOC106328238 gene encoding disease resistance protein RPS4: protein MKKSPSLRSYSMDASAQPQVFINFRGAELRHSFIGHLKKAFERNGINFFIDTNEQKGLNQKVFFKRIEESKIALAIFSPRYTESRWCLDELVKMKECMEANKLVIVPIFYKVTPYTIQGLMGDFGDKLRELVKYVDDVREKKWTEALKYASTIIGINYDGKRDEDLLIGEIVGDIQRVLKKIALQKGKEEPKTKMPRTNTSTYSSSITHSKNIVDSDNQNELAGLKQRLDELKEKLDLSHKETRIVGVYGMPGIGKTTLVKRLYDEWKHKFQRHVHLVNIRDMSNAYGAQSLQRIVLKSLLSDTYNEISDDMNYETMESELLQKKVFLVFDDVSSKNQVHSLLDNHKWIRKGSRVVISTRNRTAISQLEYTYAVPSLDLADSLNRFSFYAFKDHNCPRPGNLRDLSTKFADYARGNLQALKILGRELLSGDEDHWSQRLDTLAQIPSPRIQDLLRKSYDELSEQQREAFFVVACFFRSGDEYYVRSLVDSADPDNSTDDTASEIRDLADKLLISISSGRVEMHDLWSTFAKKHGSSFSAESSQGNYMIWDHDTFASMAKNKRMRFVNQTRKNDQSNLKNSGRDSVKGISLDMSKFSDKLALDNEIFSKMCNLRYLKVYNSQCSRDCDGDYKLNFPDGLKCAMESLRYLYWLQFPLEELPEGISPKNLIELNLPYSKIKRLWEDSKDTSKLKWVDLSHSSELCEISGLLGASNLQRLNLEGCTDLTTLPQGMQEMESLVYLNMGGCTRLVSLPNMKLKSLKTLILSYCSNLEQFPVISESLESLYLQATAIEVIPDSVEDLQKLFLLNLKDCKSLKSLPDCLGKLRALQELILSGCSKLKMFPELKEKMESLKILLLDGTGIKQMPMLLHCSQSQGKAFANKPFPDIQTHCGLSNSGLSSSLLSLCLSGNDLESLQDNISQLYQLKWLDLKNCKKLKSIPVLPPNLKCLDAHGCDSLEKVGTPLALLMVTGQIHCTFIFTNCNKLDQVAKSNIISYTRKKSQLISDALNRYNGGFVLESLIGTCFPGCEVPASFDHQGFGSVLEPKLPRHWCDSRLTGIALCAVIMFPDCHHQNNRFLVKCTCEFKTDDGPCISYTSIVGGWSIPGDDPRKIDSAHVFIGYTSWLYINKCHVEDHGKGCIPYLASLRFQVTNSSGEVAKCKVLKCGFSLVCTPNDIDDISREKMGDISPQNMGNALNKENSNKTSRNDYDFWYPSNCGMTSRNDEHFHDEELAEANISKT, encoded by the exons ATGAAAAAAAGTCCCTCTTTGAGAAGTTACTCTATGGACGCCTCAGCGCAACCTCAAGTGTTCATCAACTTCCGAGGAGCTGAACTTCGTCACAGCTTTATCGGCCATCTCAAGAAGGCCTTTGAAAGAAATGGAATCAACTTTTTCATCGACACCAACGAACAGAAAGGCCTTAATCAGAAAGTTTTCTTCAAGAGGATAGAAGAGTCAAAGATCGCGCTGGCGATCTTCTCCCCTAGGTATACGGAGTCAAGATGGTGTCTGGACGAGTTGGTGAAGATGAAGGAATGCATGGAAGCGAACAAACTTGTGATTGTTCCCATCTTCTATAAGGTAACTCCATACACCATTCAAGGGCTCATGGGAGATTTTGGTGATAAGTTGAGGGAGCTGGTGAAGTATGTCGATGATGTGAGAGAAAAAAAATGGACTGAAGCTTTGAAGTATGCTTCCACAATTATAGGCATCAATTACGATGGGAAGAG AGACGAAGACCTTCTCATTGGTGAAATAGTTGGGGATATTCAAAGAGTACTAAAGAAAATTGCATTACAAAAAGGAAAAGAAGAACCCAAGACAAAAATGCCTCGCACTAATACCTCCACATATTCAAGCTCTATCACTCACAGTAAGAACATAGTTGATTCTGATAACCAAAACGAGCTCGCTGGACTCAAACAACGCCTAGATGAACTGAAAGAAAAGTTAGACCTTAGCCACAAGGAAACTCGCATTGTTGGGGTTTACGGGATGCCCGGAATCGGCAAAACCACCCTGGTGAAGAGATTGTATGATGAGTGGAAACACAAGTTCCAGCGACACGTGCATTTGGTGAACATCCGTGACATGTCGAATGCGTATGGGGCGCAATCACTACAGAGGATAGTTTTGAAAAGTTTGCTTAGTGACACTTACAATGAGATAAGTGACGATATGAACTATGAAACCATGGAGAGTGAACTGCTACAGAAGAAAGTTTTTCTTGTTTTCGATGACGTGAGTAGCAAGAATCAGGTACACTCTCTTCTGGATAATCATAAATGGATTAGGAAAGGAAGCAGAGTGGTTATATCCACGCGTAACAGGACAGCGATAAGCCAACTCGAGTATACTTACGCAGTCCCAAGCTTGGATCTCGCAGACAGCTTGAACCGATTCAGCTTTTATGCCTTTAAAGATCACAACTGTCCTCGCCCGGGAAATCTCAGGGATCTTTCCACAAAGTTCGCTGATTATGCCCGAGGTAACCTGCAAGCTCTCAAGATATTAGGTCGGGAGCTTCTCTCGGGAGATGAGGATCACTGGTCACAGAGATTGGATACACTGGCGCAAATTCCCAGCCCGCGTATTCAAGATCTATTGAGAAAAAGTTATGATGAGCTAAGTGAGCAGCAAAGAGAAGCTTTTTTTGTTGTAGCCTGTTTCTTCAGATCAGGGGATGAGTATTACGTTAGAAGTTTAGTGGATTCAGCAGATCCTGATAATTCTACTGATGATACTGCTAGTGAAATAAGAGACCTCGCGGACAAGCTACTGATTAGCATCTCCAGTGGGCGAGTTGAAATGCATGATTTGTGGTCTACGTTCGCTAAGAAACATGGTTCATCCTTCTCCGCTGAAAGCAGTCAGGGAAACTATATGATTTGGGATCATGATACATTTGCTTCTATGGCGAAAAACAAAAGAATGAGATTTGTCAACCAAACAAGGAAAAATGATCAATCTAACCTCAAAAACTCG GGCAGGGACAGCGTCAAGGGTATTTCGCTGGACATGTCTAAATTCAGTGATAAACTGGCCTTAGACAATGAAATTTTCAGTAAGATGTGCAACCTACGGTACCTTAAAGTGTACAACTCCCAGTGTTCTCGAGACTGTGATGGTGATTACAAATTGAATTTCCCTGATGGACTTAAATGCGCAATGGAAAGTCTTCGGTATCTGTACTGGCTACAGTTCCCATTGGAGGAACTTCCAGAAGGGATAAGCCCGAAGAACCTTATTGAGCTCAATCTCCCTTACAGCAAGATAAAACGACTTTGGGAAGACAGTAAG GATACATCCAAACTCAAATGGGTCGATCTCAGTCACTCGAGTGAGCTGTGTGAAATATCTGGGTTACTAGGGGCTTCAAATCTCCAAAGACTGAATCTTGAAGGCTGCACAGACTTGACAACATTGCCGCAAGGGATGCAAGAAATGGAAAGCCTAGTTTACCTGAACATGGGAGGATGCACACGACTGGTGTCTCTTCCTAACATGAAGTTGAAATCTTTGAAAACTCTCATCTTGAGTTACTGCTCGAACCTTGAACAATTTCCTGTGATTTCCGAGAGTCTAGAATCTCTTTACTTGCAAGCCACGGCAATTGAAGTTATTCCAGATTCAGTTGAGGACCTTCAGAAACTTTTCCTATTAAATTTGAAAGACTGCAAATCGCTGAAGAGTCTTCCCGATTGTCTTGGAAAGCTAAGAGCACTTCAAGAGCTAATACTCTCTGGCTGCTCAAAGCTAAAGATGTTTCCAGAGTTGAAGGAGAAGATGGAATCTCTGAAGATTTTACTGCTTGATGGAACAGGGATAAAGCAGATGCCAATGTTATTGCATTGCAGTCAGTCACAAGGAAAAGCTTTTGCAAATAAGCCATTTCCAGACATTCAGACACATTGCGGTTTAAGTAATTCCGGTCTATCATCCTCTTTGCTATCGTTATGCTTAAGTGGAAATGATCTTGAGAGCTTGCAGGATAACATCAGTCAGCTTTATCAACTTAAATGGCTTGACTTAAAGAACTGCAAGAAGCTCAAATCTATTCCAGTGCTTCCACCAAACCTCAAGTGCTTAGATGCACATGGATGCGACTCACTGGAAAAAGTTGGAACCCCTCTAGCCCTTCTCATGGTGACAGGCCAAATCCATTGCACATTCATTTTCACTAATTGCAACAAATTGGATCAAGTTGCGAAAAGTAATATCATATCTTACACTCGTAAGAAAAGCCAGTTAATATCAGATGCTTTGAATCGTTATAATGGG GGCTTTGTTTTGGAATCTTTGATTGGAACTTGTTTTCCTGGATGTGAAGTACCTGCATCGTTTGATCACCAAGGCTTTGGGTCAGTGTTAGAGCCGAAACTACCTCGGCACTGGTGTGACAGTAGGCTTACTGGGATAGCTTTATGCGCTGTTATAATGTTTCCGGACTGCCACCATCAAAACAACCGTTTCTTGGTGAAATGCACTTGTGAATTCAAAACTGATGATGGGCCATGTATCAGTTATACTTCCATTGTTGGAGGTTGGAGCATACCAGGTGATGATCCACGAAAGATTGACTCTGCTCATGTTTTTATTGGCTATACAAGCTGGCTATATATCAACAAATGTCACGTGGAAGACCATGGGAAAGGATGTATTCCTTATTTGGCTTCTCTCAGATTTCAGGTGACTAATAGTTCAGGTGAGGTAGCAAAATGCAAAGTGCTAAAATGTGGCTTTAGTTTGGTATGTACACCAAATGATATCGATGATATCTCTCGGGAGAAGATGGGTGATATCTCTCCACAGAATATGGGGAATGCGCTAAACAAAGAAAATTCAAATAAAACTTCAAGAAATGATTATGATTTCTGGTATCCATCAAACTGTGGTATGACTTCGAGAAATGATGAACATTTTCACGATGAAGAACTTGCAGAAGCAAACATCTCCAAAACTTGA